Proteins encoded in a region of the Magnetococcales bacterium genome:
- a CDS encoding AAA family ATPase → MFEKRQIDAINAALGARRPLLVRGEPGIGKSQLARAAAKVLGWAYLPFVADARTESRDLLWHFDAVARLADAQAQQGEPDGENKEQTLPIGKYLTPGVLWWAFNWQDAKDQAEKATVPIPSQHDQGSNDKGCVVLIDEIDKADSDVPNGLLEALGIGQFPVRDRNEPVRIGDKPLLVVITTNEERTLPDAFIRRCLVLHLALSTDEQEAKRHFMTVGKAHFGDAFADEMLQQAAELVAEERSKAAQRHWRPLPGQAEYLDLLRSIEAQAGKDRDRQQSLLETVAEYILAKDPAAARRWSESQK, encoded by the coding sequence GTGTTCGAAAAACGGCAGATCGATGCCATCAATGCTGCTCTAGGCGCCAGGCGGCCACTGTTGGTGCGGGGTGAGCCGGGCATCGGCAAGAGCCAGCTGGCGCGAGCGGCAGCCAAGGTGCTGGGATGGGCCTACCTGCCGTTCGTCGCCGATGCGCGGACCGAATCACGCGACCTGTTGTGGCATTTCGACGCCGTGGCCCGGTTGGCCGATGCCCAGGCGCAACAAGGAGAGCCTGATGGTGAGAATAAAGAGCAAACGCTGCCCATTGGCAAATACCTGACGCCGGGCGTGTTGTGGTGGGCTTTCAATTGGCAGGATGCAAAGGATCAAGCCGAAAAAGCCACAGTCCCGATTCCGTCCCAACACGACCAGGGGAGCAACGATAAAGGGTGTGTGGTGCTGATCGATGAGATCGACAAGGCGGATTCCGACGTGCCCAACGGTCTGTTGGAAGCGCTGGGAATCGGTCAGTTTCCGGTGCGGGACCGCAACGAGCCGGTTCGGATCGGCGACAAGCCTCTGCTTGTTGTGATCACCACCAACGAGGAGAGGACCCTGCCTGACGCCTTTATTCGCCGCTGTCTGGTGCTCCACCTGGCTCTTTCCACCGACGAGCAGGAGGCCAAACGCCATTTCATGACGGTGGGAAAGGCCCATTTCGGCGATGCCTTTGCTGATGAGATGCTCCAACAGGCGGCGGAACTGGTCGCCGAAGAACGGAGTAAGGCTGCTCAGCGCCATTGGCGACCGTTGCCGGGTCAGGCGGAATACCTCGACCTTTTGCGCAGCATCGAAGCCCAGGCCGGGAAGGATCGCGACAGGCAGCAGAGCCTGCTTGAAACCGTGGCTGAATACATTCTTGCCAAGGATCCGGCGGCGGCTCGCCGGTGGTCGGAGTCCCAGAAGTGA